One segment of Mycolicibacterium sp. YH-1 DNA contains the following:
- a CDS encoding glycosyltransferase encodes MRPKREFNGIDGPRVAIAHDYLTQRGGAEKVVLSMSRAFPNAPIYTLLYDPANTYPEFAERDIRVSPLNGLGVFRKYHRAALPILPWAAGSMSVDADVVVTSSSGWAHGFRTTGHKLVHCHSPARWLYLSDKYLGEDSGLAKRAVLAATSTYLRAWDRRAAASCDRYLAVSTVVQQRIADAYGISADVLPSPVAMTQSGATESVPELDRWLAEQDERVPDEAFFLCVSRLLPYKNVDAVVGAFAGRPQRLVVVGRGPDAERIAAAKTPNVLMLSDLTDAQMSWLYAHCRALVAASYEDFGLTPIEAGVWGRPSVVLRWGGFLDTVAEGITGIYFDTPDSASIGEAIDRFEALTFDPAKVRAHVEQFTEERYAAALHAAVDDMAGRRI; translated from the coding sequence GTGCGTCCAAAACGCGAGTTCAACGGCATAGATGGGCCGCGGGTCGCGATTGCGCACGATTACTTGACCCAGCGCGGGGGTGCCGAGAAGGTCGTCCTGTCGATGAGTCGAGCATTTCCCAACGCACCGATCTACACGTTGCTGTATGACCCGGCGAACACCTACCCGGAATTCGCTGAGCGCGACATACGAGTTTCCCCGCTCAATGGGCTTGGCGTCTTCCGGAAATATCACCGGGCCGCCCTGCCGATCCTGCCGTGGGCGGCCGGGTCAATGAGTGTCGACGCAGACGTCGTCGTGACGAGTTCGAGCGGTTGGGCGCACGGATTCCGGACCACCGGCCACAAGCTGGTGCACTGCCATTCACCGGCGCGCTGGCTCTACCTCAGCGACAAGTACCTCGGTGAGGACAGCGGGCTGGCCAAGCGCGCCGTGCTGGCCGCCACGTCCACCTACCTGCGGGCATGGGATCGCCGTGCCGCCGCGTCATGCGACCGCTACCTTGCGGTGTCCACGGTCGTGCAGCAGCGCATCGCCGACGCCTATGGGATATCGGCCGACGTGCTGCCCTCACCCGTGGCGATGACGCAGTCGGGTGCCACCGAGTCCGTGCCGGAACTCGACCGCTGGCTTGCCGAACAGGACGAGCGGGTTCCGGACGAGGCGTTCTTTCTGTGCGTTTCGCGCCTCCTGCCCTACAAGAACGTCGACGCCGTCGTGGGTGCCTTCGCCGGCCGACCGCAACGCCTGGTGGTCGTTGGCCGTGGGCCGGACGCCGAACGCATCGCGGCCGCGAAGACGCCCAATGTGTTGATGCTCAGTGATCTCACCGACGCGCAGATGTCGTGGCTGTACGCGCATTGCCGCGCTCTGGTCGCCGCGAGCTACGAGGACTTCGGTCTCACCCCGATCGAGGCAGGCGTCTGGGGCAGGCCGAGTGTGGTCCTGCGCTGGGGTGGCTTCCTGGACACCGTCGCCGAGGGAATCACCGGAATCTACTTCGACACGCCCGATTCGGCTTCGATCGGCGAGGCCATCGACAGGTTCGAGGCCTTGACATTCGACCCGGCGAAGGTCCGGGCCCACGTCGAGCAGTTCACCGAGGAGCGCTACGCCGCGGCGCTGCACGCCGCGGTCGACGACATGGCGGGCCGCCGCATATGA
- a CDS encoding acyl-CoA carboxylase subunit beta: MTSVTEPASEHEIDIHTTAGKLADLRKRAEEALHPVGETAVEKVHAKGKLTARERIFALLDEGSFVELDALARHRSTNFGLGENRPVGDGVVTGYGTIDGRDVCIFSQDATVFGGSLGEVYGEKIVKVQELAIKTGRPLIGINDGAGARIQEGVVSLGLYSRIFRNNILASGVIPQISLIMGAAAGGHVYSPALTDFIVMVDQTSQMFITGPDVIKTVTGEDVTMEELGGAHTHMSKSGTAHYVASGEQDAFEYVRDLLSYLPSNNYADPPRYAAPPHPGAIEDNLTEEDVELDTLIPDSPNQPYDMHEVINRILDDDEFLEVQSGYAGNILVGFGRIDGRPVGIVANQPTQFAGCLDINASEKAARFIRTCDCFNIPIVLLVDVPGFLPGTDQEFNGIIRRGAKLLYAYGEATVAKITVITRKSYGGAYCVMGSKDMGADVVVAWPTAQIAVMGAGGAVGFVYRPQLKQAAQDGADVDALRLELQQDYEDTLVNPYVAAERGYVDAVIPPSQTRGYVSTALRLLERKISQVPPKKHGNIPL, translated from the coding sequence ATGACAAGCGTTACGGAGCCGGCCAGCGAGCACGAGATCGACATCCACACGACCGCGGGCAAGCTGGCCGACCTGCGCAAGCGTGCCGAGGAGGCACTGCACCCCGTCGGCGAGACAGCCGTGGAGAAGGTGCACGCCAAGGGCAAGCTGACCGCACGTGAGCGCATCTTCGCGCTGCTTGACGAGGGTTCGTTCGTCGAGCTGGACGCGCTGGCACGCCACCGCAGCACAAACTTCGGACTCGGCGAGAACCGGCCGGTCGGCGACGGCGTCGTCACCGGCTACGGCACCATCGACGGCCGCGATGTCTGCATCTTCAGCCAGGACGCCACGGTCTTTGGCGGCAGCCTCGGCGAGGTCTACGGCGAGAAGATCGTCAAGGTGCAGGAACTGGCCATCAAGACGGGCCGCCCGCTGATCGGTATCAACGACGGCGCCGGCGCGCGTATCCAGGAGGGCGTCGTCTCCCTGGGCCTCTACAGCCGAATCTTCCGCAACAACATCCTGGCCTCCGGTGTCATACCGCAGATCTCGCTGATCATGGGTGCCGCCGCGGGTGGCCACGTGTACTCCCCCGCACTCACCGACTTCATCGTGATGGTCGACCAGACCAGCCAGATGTTCATCACCGGCCCGGACGTCATCAAGACCGTCACCGGCGAGGACGTCACCATGGAGGAGCTGGGCGGCGCCCACACCCACATGTCCAAGTCGGGTACGGCGCACTACGTCGCGTCCGGTGAGCAGGACGCCTTCGAGTACGTCCGCGACCTGCTGTCCTACCTGCCGAGCAACAACTACGCGGATCCGCCGCGGTACGCCGCGCCTCCGCACCCGGGCGCCATCGAGGACAACCTCACCGAGGAGGACGTCGAACTCGACACCCTCATCCCGGACTCGCCCAACCAGCCGTACGACATGCACGAGGTCATCAACCGCATCCTCGATGACGATGAGTTCCTTGAGGTCCAGTCGGGCTACGCGGGCAACATCCTCGTCGGGTTCGGCCGTATCGACGGCAGGCCCGTCGGCATCGTCGCCAACCAGCCCACCCAGTTCGCCGGCTGCCTGGACATCAACGCCTCGGAGAAGGCCGCCCGGTTCATCCGAACCTGTGACTGCTTCAACATCCCGATCGTGCTGCTGGTCGACGTTCCCGGCTTCCTGCCCGGCACGGATCAGGAGTTCAACGGCATCATCCGCCGTGGCGCCAAGCTGCTCTACGCCTACGGCGAGGCGACGGTCGCCAAGATCACCGTCATCACCCGCAAGTCCTACGGCGGCGCGTACTGCGTCATGGGCTCCAAGGACATGGGCGCCGACGTTGTGGTGGCGTGGCCGACCGCGCAGATCGCCGTCATGGGCGCAGGCGGTGCCGTCGGGTTCGTCTACCGCCCGCAGCTCAAGCAGGCCGCCCAGGACGGCGCCGACGTCGACGCGCTGCGCCTGGAACTGCAGCAGGACTACGAGGACACTCTGGTGAACCCGTATGTCGCCGCCGAACGTGGCTATGTCGACGCGGTCATCCCGCCGTCGCAGACCCGCGGCTACGTCTCGACCGCGCTGCGGCTGCTGGAACGAAAGATCAGCCAGGTTCCGCCCAAGAAGCACGGCAACATCCCACTGTGA
- a CDS encoding acyl-CoA carboxylase subunit epsilon, whose product MTEQTDDAVSGAGAEAHAPVIQILKGQPTDEDLAALVTVFAGASGSGPVDPGPQERDLWGHPVDKLRYSITSLQRVTLVERLHIRR is encoded by the coding sequence GTGACTGAGCAGACCGACGACGCCGTGAGCGGTGCGGGCGCCGAGGCGCACGCACCCGTCATCCAGATACTCAAGGGCCAGCCGACCGACGAGGATCTGGCCGCACTGGTCACGGTGTTCGCCGGTGCGTCCGGGAGCGGCCCCGTCGACCCCGGTCCGCAGGAGCGCGACCTGTGGGGTCACCCGGTGGACAAGCTGCGTTACTCGATCACGAGCCTGCAGCGCGTGACGCTCGTGGAGCGCCTACACATCCGTCGATGA
- a CDS encoding nucleoside triphosphate pyrophosphatase, producing MTRVVLASASSGRRKVLRGAGIDPHVIVSGVDEEAIEAAQPQDAGPGHVTTALAVAKARAVAPLLDSAVASDCVVIGCDSMLFRDGRLWGKPTSEAAAIEGWQAMAGHTAQLYTGHSVIRLRHNEIVAEAADHAVTTVRFGSPSSDDLAAYARSGEPVAVAGGFTLDGLGGWFIEGIDGDPSAVIGIGLPLTLRLFNQVGLSIAELWRANPA from the coding sequence ATGACCCGGGTTGTCCTTGCGTCGGCCTCCTCGGGGCGGCGCAAGGTGCTCCGAGGCGCGGGGATCGATCCTCATGTGATCGTCTCAGGCGTGGACGAGGAAGCGATCGAGGCCGCACAACCCCAGGACGCAGGTCCCGGGCACGTCACAACCGCGTTGGCCGTGGCCAAGGCGAGGGCCGTCGCACCGCTGCTGGATTCTGCTGTTGCGTCGGACTGCGTGGTGATCGGCTGCGACTCGATGCTGTTCCGCGACGGAAGACTGTGGGGCAAACCGACTTCGGAGGCCGCCGCGATCGAGGGCTGGCAGGCGATGGCCGGCCACACGGCCCAGCTCTACACCGGGCATAGCGTGATTCGCTTGCGACACAACGAGATCGTGGCCGAAGCCGCCGACCATGCGGTCACCACCGTCCGCTTCGGCAGCCCGTCGTCCGACGATCTGGCCGCCTACGCGCGCAGCGGCGAACCCGTCGCCGTGGCAGGCGGTTTCACCCTCGACGGTCTCGGCGGCTGGTTCATCGAGGGCATCGACGGGGACCCGTCCGCGGTGATCGGCATCGGCCTGCCGCTCACCCTGCGACTGTTCAATCAGGTCGGCCTGTCGATCGCCGAGCTCTGGCGCGCCAACCCCGCCTGA
- a CDS encoding NAD(P)-dependent oxidoreductase, with the protein MGKRVVVTGGCGFIGAYLVKRLVRDGWDVAVVDSMVRGDASRLAEVADDVELFTSDVRDQAALEKAFAGAEVVMHLAAINGTENFYKQPELVLDVGMLGALAVVNAGRAAGVPDLVVASTAEVYQTPAVVPTPETIPLMLPDSLNPRYSYGGSKIVSELIAFNYGRDHYRQVQVFRPHNVFGPNMGWKHVEPQFIMRALAAKDALPPDDPHGKAPFDIQGDGTETRSFCYVDDVVQGILTMYASGGHREIFHIGSDEEISILDLAGRIGTIVGVDLDIRPGEAPTGGTPRRCADITKMRSLGWSPEVGLDEGLQRTVAWYREHRDDVPANDLM; encoded by the coding sequence ATGGGTAAGCGCGTCGTCGTCACCGGCGGCTGCGGCTTCATCGGCGCTTACCTCGTTAAGCGACTGGTACGCGACGGCTGGGATGTCGCGGTCGTGGACTCGATGGTGCGCGGTGACGCGAGCCGCCTCGCCGAGGTGGCCGACGACGTCGAGCTGTTCACGTCCGACGTCCGCGATCAGGCGGCGCTGGAGAAGGCATTCGCCGGTGCCGAGGTGGTCATGCACCTGGCTGCCATCAACGGCACCGAGAACTTCTACAAGCAGCCCGAACTGGTACTCGACGTCGGCATGCTCGGTGCGCTGGCCGTCGTGAACGCCGGTCGCGCAGCGGGTGTTCCGGATCTGGTCGTGGCCTCGACCGCTGAGGTGTACCAAACGCCCGCGGTGGTACCGACCCCCGAGACCATCCCGCTGATGCTGCCCGACAGCCTCAACCCCAGGTACTCCTACGGCGGCTCCAAGATTGTCAGCGAATTGATCGCCTTCAACTACGGGCGCGATCACTACCGTCAGGTGCAGGTGTTCCGGCCGCACAACGTGTTCGGACCCAACATGGGGTGGAAGCACGTGGAGCCGCAGTTCATCATGCGGGCCCTGGCGGCCAAGGACGCGCTACCGCCAGATGACCCACACGGCAAGGCGCCCTTCGACATTCAGGGTGACGGCACCGAGACGCGGTCGTTCTGCTACGTCGATGACGTCGTGCAGGGCATCCTGACGATGTACGCCAGCGGCGGACATCGCGAGATCTTCCACATCGGAAGCGATGAGGAGATCTCCATTCTGGACTTGGCGGGACGCATCGGCACGATCGTCGGCGTCGATCTCGACATCCGTCCGGGTGAGGCCCCCACCGGTGGCACGCCGCGCCGATGCGCCGACATCACCAAGATGCGATCACTCGGGTGGTCACCCGAGGTGGGTCTGGACGAGGGTCTGCAGCGCACGGTGGCGTGGTACCGCGAGCACCGCGACGACGTGCCTGCCAACGACCTGATGTAG
- a CDS encoding nucleotide sugar dehydrogenase, which yields MPAKFDIGIVGLGYVGLTLATVLAEAGNTVIGVEKRSDLVDLTNEGTPHFTETGLPNALSGVVRHKKLVAAEAFDDTFTCDTYIITVGTPLSADGVARVDMIETAARDIAANMRDGALVILRSTVKVGTTRDIVSPILAASGKQFDIAMCPERTLEGKALQELRELPQIVGADDQAVADRAAAVFRKLTNSIVLVSSIETAEILKLVSNTFRDVQFAFANEVARLCDAFGVSAHEVISSGKLGYNRTNIPMPGLVGGPCLEKDPHILMESARSRGISLEITSAGRLVNERQPQETVSFISSEIERRGWTGPLKINLLGMAFKGQPETSDLRGSMSIRVLDALKKAHPDAQIGIYDPVTPEDVLAGEFPDENTYSRFGDAVSGASVVVLGNNHPSLGTISPRTIKEFMAPDGFVFDYWNHFSHLPSSELGDSYFAVGNSGSVPANG from the coding sequence TTGCCAGCAAAGTTTGACATCGGGATTGTCGGCCTCGGCTACGTCGGTCTGACCCTGGCCACGGTGCTCGCCGAAGCGGGCAACACAGTAATCGGTGTGGAGAAGCGGTCCGACCTGGTCGACCTGACCAACGAGGGAACTCCGCATTTCACCGAGACGGGCCTGCCAAACGCCCTTTCCGGCGTCGTTCGGCACAAGAAACTGGTCGCCGCCGAGGCCTTCGACGACACGTTCACCTGCGACACCTACATCATCACCGTGGGCACCCCGTTGTCCGCGGACGGAGTGGCCCGCGTCGACATGATCGAGACCGCTGCACGCGATATTGCTGCGAATATGCGGGATGGCGCGCTGGTGATCCTGCGCTCTACGGTCAAGGTCGGCACCACGCGTGACATCGTGTCGCCGATCCTGGCGGCCAGTGGAAAGCAGTTCGATATCGCGATGTGCCCGGAGCGGACACTCGAGGGCAAGGCATTGCAGGAGTTGCGCGAGCTCCCGCAAATCGTGGGTGCCGACGATCAGGCGGTCGCAGACCGCGCCGCGGCGGTCTTCCGCAAACTCACGAACTCGATTGTGCTGGTCTCCAGCATTGAGACCGCGGAGATCCTCAAACTCGTCAGCAATACCTTCCGCGATGTGCAGTTCGCGTTTGCCAACGAGGTCGCGCGGCTGTGCGATGCGTTCGGTGTCAGCGCCCACGAGGTCATCTCCTCGGGCAAGCTCGGCTACAACCGAACCAACATCCCGATGCCGGGTCTGGTCGGCGGTCCGTGCCTCGAGAAGGACCCGCACATCCTGATGGAGAGCGCGCGCAGCCGAGGCATCTCCCTGGAGATCACCTCGGCTGGCCGATTGGTCAACGAGCGGCAGCCCCAGGAGACCGTCTCCTTCATCAGCAGCGAGATCGAGCGTCGCGGTTGGACTGGACCGCTGAAGATCAACCTCCTCGGGATGGCGTTCAAGGGCCAGCCGGAGACCAGCGATCTGCGCGGGTCGATGTCGATCAGGGTTCTCGACGCGCTGAAGAAGGCCCACCCGGACGCGCAGATCGGTATCTATGACCCGGTGACGCCGGAGGACGTGCTGGCCGGTGAGTTCCCGGACGAGAACACGTATTCGCGGTTCGGTGACGCGGTCAGCGGGGCCTCAGTGGTCGTCCTCGGCAACAACCACCCGTCGCTCGGCACCATCTCACCGCGCACGATCAAGGAGTTCATGGCGCCCGACGGCTTCGTGTTCGACTACTGGAACCACTTCAGCCACCTGCCGTCGTCCGAACTGGGTGACTCCTACTTCGCCGTCGGGAACAGCGGATCGGTGCCGGCGAATGGGTAA
- a CDS encoding sulfurtransferase, translated as MPLPADPSPTLTAYAHPERLVTADWLAGNLGRPGLAIVESDEDVLLYDTGHIPGAVKIDWHVDLNDPHVRDYINGEQFAALMDRKGISRDDTVVIYGDKSNWWAAYALWVFTLFGHPDVRLLDGGRDLWVSHGRDTTLDVPSKQTTGYPVVERNDSEIRAYRQDVLDILGEQPLIDVRSPQEYTGERTHMPDYPEEGALRGGHIPTAKSIPWAKAAKDSGQFRSREELEELYDFLTPEDKTVVYCRIGERSSHTWFVLTHLLGLPGVRNYDGSWTEWGNAVRVPVAVGEEPGEAP; from the coding sequence GTGCCACTGCCTGCAGATCCCAGCCCCACGCTGACCGCCTACGCCCATCCCGAACGGTTGGTCACCGCCGACTGGCTGGCCGGCAACCTCGGCCGTCCCGGCCTGGCCATCGTCGAGTCCGACGAGGACGTGCTGTTGTACGACACCGGGCACATCCCCGGTGCCGTCAAGATCGACTGGCACGTCGACCTCAATGACCCGCACGTTCGCGACTACATCAACGGCGAGCAGTTCGCCGCGCTGATGGACCGCAAGGGCATCAGCCGCGACGACACCGTCGTCATCTACGGCGACAAGAGCAACTGGTGGGCGGCGTACGCGCTGTGGGTGTTCACCCTGTTCGGCCACCCCGACGTCCGGCTGCTCGACGGCGGACGCGATCTGTGGGTCTCACACGGCCGGGACACCACACTCGATGTGCCCTCCAAGCAGACCACCGGTTACCCCGTGGTCGAGCGCAATGACTCCGAGATCCGCGCCTACCGGCAGGACGTCCTCGACATCCTGGGCGAGCAGCCCCTGATCGACGTGCGTTCCCCGCAGGAGTACACCGGCGAGCGCACCCACATGCCCGACTACCCGGAGGAGGGCGCGCTGCGCGGCGGGCACATCCCGACCGCGAAGTCGATCCCCTGGGCCAAGGCCGCCAAGGACAGCGGTCAGTTCCGCAGTCGCGAGGAACTCGAGGAGCTGTACGACTTCCTCACACCCGAGGACAAGACCGTCGTGTACTGCCGCATCGGTGAGCGGTCCAGCCACACGTGGTTCGTTCTGACGCACCTGCTTGGCCTGCCGGGCGTGCGCAATTACGACGGGTCCTGGACGGAGTGGGGCAACGCGGTGCGTGTGCCCGTCGCTGTCGGGGAAGAGCCCGGCGAGGCGCCGTGA
- a CDS encoding SufE family protein, with the protein MTMPAALAEVVSDFADMQGQDKLQLLLEFANELPPLPGDLEEAAMEPVPECQSPLFLHVDAGDRAHVRLYFSAPAEAPTTRGFAAILAAGLDDHSADEILAVPDDFYSDLGLAALISPLRLRGMSAMLTRIKRHLR; encoded by the coding sequence ATGACCATGCCGGCCGCACTGGCTGAGGTGGTGTCGGACTTCGCCGACATGCAGGGCCAGGACAAGCTGCAGCTGCTGCTCGAGTTCGCGAATGAGCTGCCGCCGCTGCCCGGCGATCTCGAAGAGGCCGCGATGGAGCCGGTGCCCGAGTGCCAGTCGCCGCTGTTCCTGCACGTCGACGCCGGGGATCGGGCGCACGTCCGGTTGTACTTCAGCGCACCGGCGGAGGCGCCGACGACGCGTGGCTTCGCCGCCATCCTGGCCGCCGGGCTCGACGACCACTCGGCCGATGAGATCCTCGCGGTGCCCGATGACTTCTACTCCGATCTCGGACTGGCTGCCCTGATCAGTCCGCTGCGGTTGCGGGGTATGTCTGCGATGCTCACCCGCATCAAGCGACATCTGCGTTAA
- a CDS encoding acetyl/propionyl/methylcrotonyl-CoA carboxylase subunit alpha, whose product MPSHASSKISKVLVANRGEIAVRVIRAAKDAGLASVAVYADPDADAPHVRLADEAFALGGQTSAESYLVFEKLLDAAEKSGANAIHPGYGFLSENADFAQAVLDAGLIWIGPSPQSIRDLGDKVTARHIAARAKAPLVPGTPDPVKNADEVVAFAKEFGVPVAIKAAFGGGGRGMKVARTIEEIPELFDSATREAVSAFGRGECFVERYLDKPRHVEAQVIADTHGNVVVAGTRDCSLQRRFQKLVEEAPAPFLSDAQRKEIHESAKRICKEAGYYGAGTVEYLVGQDGLISFLEVNTRLQVEHPVTEETAGIDLVRQQFRIANGEALDITEDPTPRGHSFEFRINGEDAGRGFLPAPGPVTTFTPPTGPGVRLDSGVETGSVIGGQFDSMLAKLIVTGATREEALDRSRRALAEFNIEGLATVIPFHRAVVSDPAFIGDENGFTVHTRWIETEWENTVEPFTAGEPVDEEDSLPRQKVVVEVGGRRVEVSLPGDLALGNGGGGAGAGVIRKKPKARKRGAGGGAAASGDSVTAPMQGTVVKVAVEEGQQVASGDLIVVLEAMKMENPVIAHKDGTITGLSIEAGAAVTQGTVLAEIKD is encoded by the coding sequence GTGCCCAGTCACGCCAGCTCGAAGATCTCCAAGGTGCTCGTCGCCAATCGTGGCGAGATCGCCGTCCGGGTGATCCGTGCCGCCAAGGACGCCGGGCTGGCCAGCGTGGCCGTGTACGCCGACCCCGACGCCGACGCACCCCACGTCCGGCTCGCCGACGAGGCATTCGCCTTGGGCGGACAGACCTCGGCCGAGTCCTACCTGGTGTTCGAGAAGCTGCTGGACGCCGCGGAGAAGTCCGGCGCCAACGCCATTCACCCCGGGTACGGCTTCCTCTCGGAGAATGCCGACTTCGCGCAGGCGGTCCTGGATGCCGGCCTGATCTGGATCGGGCCCAGCCCGCAGTCGATCCGCGACCTGGGTGACAAGGTCACCGCTCGCCACATCGCCGCGCGTGCGAAGGCCCCCCTGGTACCGGGCACTCCGGATCCGGTCAAGAACGCCGATGAGGTTGTGGCCTTCGCCAAGGAGTTCGGCGTGCCCGTCGCCATCAAGGCGGCCTTCGGCGGTGGTGGCCGTGGCATGAAGGTGGCCCGCACCATCGAGGAGATCCCCGAGCTGTTCGACTCGGCGACCCGTGAGGCCGTCTCGGCGTTCGGCCGCGGCGAGTGCTTCGTCGAGCGGTACCTGGACAAGCCGCGCCACGTCGAGGCCCAGGTCATCGCCGACACCCACGGCAACGTCGTCGTCGCAGGCACCCGCGACTGCTCGCTGCAGCGCCGCTTCCAGAAGCTGGTCGAGGAGGCGCCCGCGCCGTTCCTCTCCGACGCGCAGCGCAAGGAGATCCACGAGTCCGCCAAGCGCATCTGCAAGGAGGCCGGCTACTACGGCGCGGGCACCGTCGAGTACCTGGTCGGCCAGGACGGCCTGATCTCGTTCCTCGAGGTGAACACCCGCCTGCAGGTCGAGCATCCGGTGACCGAGGAGACCGCGGGTATCGACCTGGTGCGCCAGCAGTTCCGCATCGCCAACGGCGAGGCGCTCGACATCACCGAGGACCCGACCCCGCGCGGCCACTCCTTCGAGTTCCGCATCAACGGCGAGGACGCCGGCCGTGGCTTCCTGCCCGCACCGGGCCCCGTCACCACCTTCACCCCGCCCACCGGTCCGGGCGTGCGCCTGGACTCCGGTGTGGAGACCGGTTCGGTCATCGGTGGTCAGTTCGACTCGATGCTGGCCAAGCTGATCGTCACCGGTGCCACCCGTGAGGAGGCGCTGGATCGGTCCCGCCGTGCGCTTGCCGAGTTCAACATCGAGGGGCTCGCCACGGTCATCCCGTTCCACCGCGCAGTGGTGTCCGATCCCGCCTTCATCGGCGACGAGAACGGCTTCACGGTGCACACCCGCTGGATCGAGACCGAGTGGGAGAACACCGTCGAGCCGTTCACCGCCGGTGAGCCGGTCGACGAGGAGGACAGCCTGCCCCGGCAGAAGGTCGTCGTCGAGGTCGGCGGACGCCGCGTCGAGGTCTCGCTGCCCGGTGATCTCGCGCTCGGCAACGGTGGCGGTGGCGCCGGTGCCGGTGTCATCCGCAAGAAGCCCAAGGCACGCAAGCGCGGTGCCGGCGGCGGCGCCGCAGCCTCGGGTGACTCGGTCACCGCACCCATGCAGGGCACCGTCGTCAAGGTCGCCGTCGAGGAGGGCCAGCAGGTCGCTTCCGGTGACCTCATCGTGGTGCTGGAGGCCATGAAGATGGAGAACCCCGTCATCGCCCACAAGGACGGCACCATCACCGGGCTGTCGATCGAGGCCGGTGCCGCGGTGACCCAGGGCACCGTGCTGGCCGAGATCAAGGACTAG
- a CDS encoding malate dehydrogenase: MTRPKVVTVTGAAGQIGYAALFRIGAGALLGRDVPVTLRLLELPSAVRAAEGVVMELQDSAFDLLAGVEIHDDPVRAFDGVDVALLVGAKPRSKGMERADLLAGNAAIFAEAGKALNAGAGSDVRIVVVGNPANTNALVASAHAPDIPAERFTALTRLDHNRAVAALAAHAGVHVTDVSRVTVWGNHSPTMYPDIFHAVVGDRPGAEYAADTDWLTTEFIPTVAKRGTAIIEARGTSSAASAANAAIDHVRDWVDGTDPHDWTSVALPSPGVYGIPEGVVASLPVRAVDGAWQIVEGLAIDEFSQTRIDESVTELLEERAAVAGLGLL; encoded by the coding sequence ATGACCCGCCCGAAAGTCGTCACCGTCACCGGTGCCGCCGGTCAGATCGGGTACGCCGCACTGTTCCGGATCGGCGCGGGCGCGCTACTCGGACGGGACGTTCCCGTGACGTTGCGGCTGCTGGAGCTGCCGTCCGCGGTGCGCGCTGCCGAGGGCGTCGTGATGGAACTTCAGGACAGCGCATTCGACCTGCTGGCCGGCGTCGAGATTCACGACGACCCGGTCCGCGCGTTCGACGGTGTCGACGTCGCCCTGCTGGTCGGCGCCAAACCCCGCAGCAAGGGCATGGAACGCGCCGACCTGCTGGCCGGTAACGCTGCGATCTTCGCCGAGGCGGGTAAGGCGCTCAACGCGGGGGCGGGCAGCGACGTCCGGATCGTGGTGGTGGGCAACCCGGCCAACACCAATGCCCTGGTGGCCTCGGCCCATGCGCCCGACATCCCCGCCGAGCGGTTCACCGCGCTGACACGGCTCGACCACAACCGCGCCGTCGCCGCCCTTGCCGCCCACGCCGGCGTCCACGTCACCGATGTGTCGCGGGTTACGGTGTGGGGCAACCACTCTCCGACGATGTATCCCGACATCTTCCACGCCGTGGTCGGAGACCGACCCGGGGCCGAGTACGCCGCCGACACCGATTGGCTGACAACGGAATTCATCCCGACGGTCGCCAAGCGTGGCACGGCAATCATCGAGGCACGCGGCACGTCGTCAGCAGCGTCGGCCGCCAACGCCGCCATCGATCACGTGCGCGACTGGGTCGACGGCACCGATCCACACGACTGGACGTCGGTGGCGCTGCCCTCCCCCGGCGTCTACGGCATCCCCGAGGGCGTGGTGGCGTCGCTGCCGGTCCGCGCGGTCGACGGTGCGTGGCAGATCGTCGAGGGCCTGGCGATCGACGAGTTCTCCCAGACCCGCATCGACGAGTCGGTCACCGAACTCCTCGAGGAGCGCGCGGCAGTGGCCGGTCTCGGCCTGCTCTGA
- a CDS encoding NTP transferase domain-containing protein, producing the protein MPKVLAEQGQWLELAVEALSCGGCDDVIVVLGAAVVDVPEPARAVVADDWADGASASLRAGLAAAAGADLAVLRLIDTPDIGADVVSRVLAAAASTGLARATFDGRPGHPVVIAARHWPALRATLHGDQGARGFLSARDDVVAVECGDLATGVDVDAR; encoded by the coding sequence ATGCCGAAAGTCCTTGCCGAGCAAGGGCAGTGGCTGGAGTTGGCGGTCGAGGCGCTCAGTTGCGGAGGCTGCGATGACGTCATCGTGGTGCTCGGCGCAGCCGTGGTCGACGTGCCCGAGCCTGCCCGCGCGGTCGTCGCTGACGACTGGGCCGACGGCGCCAGCGCCTCCCTGCGTGCTGGGCTGGCGGCGGCAGCCGGGGCAGATCTGGCGGTGCTGCGTCTGATCGACACTCCCGACATCGGGGCTGACGTGGTGAGCCGGGTGCTGGCGGCCGCCGCGTCAACGGGCCTGGCCCGCGCCACTTTCGACGGCAGGCCCGGTCATCCCGTCGTTATCGCCGCCCGCCACTGGCCCGCGCTGCGCGCCACACTGCACGGCGACCAGGGCGCGAGGGGATTCCTGTCAGCCCGCGACGACGTGGTGGCCGTGGAGTGCGGCGACCTCGCCACCGGGGTCGACGTCGACGCGAGGTGA